One region of Streptomyces sp. NBC_00102 genomic DNA includes:
- the egtD gene encoding L-histidine N(alpha)-methyltransferase: MSPFLLTRTLPVDATEAALRADVLAGLSRRPKTLPPKWFYDARGSELFEEITRLPEYYPTRAEREILVARAADIAEASGARTLIELGSGSSEKTRHLLDALDRLHSYVPVDVSESALTGAAEALLAERPELNVHALIADFTGGLALPGTPGPRLVAFLGGTIGNLLPEERATFLHSVRSILSPGDALLLGTDLVKEPETLVAAYDDAAGVTAAFNKNVLEVVNRELDADFDPAAFDHVARWDADAEWIEMRLRARSVLTVKIHELDLVVSFEEGEELRTEVSAKFRRERVRDELGAAGLRLDQWWTDSADRFAVSLATAV; encoded by the coding sequence TTGAGTCCCTTCCTGCTGACCCGCACCCTGCCGGTGGACGCCACGGAGGCGGCGCTCCGCGCCGACGTCCTCGCCGGTCTGTCCCGACGCCCCAAGACGCTGCCGCCGAAGTGGTTCTACGACGCGCGGGGCAGCGAGCTGTTCGAGGAGATCACCCGGCTGCCGGAGTACTACCCGACCCGTGCGGAGCGGGAGATCCTGGTGGCGCGGGCGGCGGACATCGCCGAAGCCTCGGGCGCCCGGACCCTGATCGAATTGGGCTCGGGCTCCTCGGAGAAGACCAGGCACCTGCTCGACGCCCTCGACCGGCTGCACAGTTACGTCCCCGTGGACGTGAGCGAGAGCGCGCTGACCGGGGCTGCCGAGGCCCTGCTCGCCGAGCGGCCCGAGCTGAACGTGCACGCCCTCATCGCGGACTTCACCGGCGGCCTCGCTCTGCCGGGAACCCCCGGCCCCCGGCTGGTGGCGTTCCTGGGCGGCACGATCGGCAATCTGCTGCCGGAGGAGCGCGCGACCTTCCTGCACTCGGTCCGCTCGATCCTCTCCCCCGGCGACGCGCTGCTGCTCGGTACGGACCTGGTGAAGGAGCCGGAGACGCTGGTCGCGGCGTACGACGACGCGGCCGGGGTGACGGCGGCGTTCAACAAGAACGTCCTGGAGGTCGTCAACCGGGAACTGGACGCGGATTTCGACCCCGCGGCGTTCGACCACGTCGCGCGCTGGGACGCGGACGCCGAGTGGATCGAAATGCGGCTGCGGGCCCGCTCGGTGCTGACGGTGAAGATCCATGAGCTGGATCTGGTGGTGTCGTTCGAGGAGGGCGAGGAGCTCCGTACGGAGGTGTCGGCGAAGTTCCGGCGGGAACGGGTGCGCGACGAACTGGGTGCGGCGGGGCTGCGGCTCGATCAGTGGTGGACGGACTCGGCGGACAGGTTCGCGGTGTCGCTGGCCACCGCCGTCTGA
- a CDS encoding phosphatase PAP2 family protein, translating into MPVRTTARRLRDSRRADRRFGARLLGAAAVAAVAAVPFALVLVLVEGHWQPLRRLDASAAMRLHRTALEHPAWTDTLRILSDWVWDPAVLRSLVAVLTLWLLWKRAWRLACWSAVTAVAGALTGMLVKSVVERARPSLEDPVAHAPGFSFPSGHAMTATTSCAVLLLVLLPMVPRAWRPVCWGVAVLSVLGVGFTRVALGVHWFSDVVGGWLLGAAVVALTGWAFEAWRTDVGRRRTELGEGLEPELTGAEPERQEA; encoded by the coding sequence ATGCCGGTACGCACCACCGCCCGCCGCCTCCGCGACAGCCGCCGCGCGGACCGGAGATTCGGCGCCCGGCTGCTCGGGGCGGCCGCGGTCGCCGCCGTGGCCGCGGTGCCCTTCGCCCTGGTACTCGTTCTCGTGGAGGGACACTGGCAACCGCTGCGGCGGCTCGACGCGTCGGCGGCCATGCGACTGCACCGGACCGCCCTCGAACACCCCGCGTGGACGGACACCCTGCGCATCCTCTCCGACTGGGTGTGGGACCCGGCGGTGCTGCGTTCGCTGGTGGCGGTGCTGACGCTCTGGCTGCTGTGGAAGCGTGCCTGGCGCCTCGCCTGCTGGTCGGCGGTCACGGCTGTCGCCGGGGCGCTGACCGGCATGCTCGTCAAGTCCGTGGTGGAGCGCGCGAGGCCGTCCCTGGAGGACCCGGTGGCGCATGCTCCGGGCTTCTCGTTCCCCTCGGGGCACGCGATGACCGCGACGACCTCCTGCGCGGTCCTGCTGCTGGTGCTGCTGCCGATGGTGCCGCGCGCCTGGCGTCCGGTGTGCTGGGGCGTCGCGGTCCTGTCGGTGCTCGGGGTGGGGTTCACCCGGGTCGCGCTCGGCGTCCACTGGTTCAGCGACGTCGTCGGCGGCTGGCTGCTCGGGGCCGCGGTGGTAGCGCTCACCGGCTGGGCCTTCGAGGCCTGGCGCACCGACGTGGGACGCCGCCGGACCGAGCTCGGCGAGGGCCTGGAGCCGGAACTGACCGGCGCCGAACCGGAGCGCCAGGAAGCCTGA
- the egtC gene encoding ergothioneine biosynthesis protein EgtC codes for MCRHLAYLGPPVPLGEVLVAPEFSLVRQSWAPRRQRNGTVNADGFGVGWYAAGDPLPGRYRRAVPVWGDETFGELARVVASGAFLAAVRDATESGADGEAAAAPFKAGPLLFSHNGAVLGWPGSLAPLASALPASVLLSLDARSDSALLWAMIRHRVDEGDDLPQAVADTVLDVARSAPGSRLNLLLTDGTTVVATAWGDSLWYLHRPGLRTVVASEPYDDDPAWHEVPDRTLLVATVGEVLPTPLKETPR; via the coding sequence ATGTGCCGTCATCTTGCCTATCTGGGCCCCCCGGTACCGCTGGGCGAGGTGCTGGTGGCTCCGGAGTTCTCGCTCGTACGGCAGTCCTGGGCGCCCCGCCGCCAGCGCAACGGCACCGTCAACGCCGACGGGTTCGGTGTGGGCTGGTACGCCGCCGGGGACCCTCTGCCGGGCCGCTACCGGCGGGCCGTCCCGGTCTGGGGCGACGAGACCTTCGGGGAGCTCGCCCGGGTGGTGGCCAGCGGGGCGTTCCTCGCGGCCGTGCGGGACGCCACGGAGTCGGGCGCGGACGGGGAGGCCGCGGCCGCGCCGTTCAAGGCGGGCCCGCTGCTGTTCAGCCACAACGGCGCCGTGCTCGGGTGGCCGGGCTCGCTGGCACCGCTCGCGTCCGCGCTGCCCGCGTCCGTCCTGCTCTCGCTGGACGCCCGCAGCGACTCGGCGCTGCTGTGGGCGATGATCCGCCACCGTGTCGACGAGGGCGACGACCTCCCGCAGGCCGTCGCCGACACCGTCCTGGACGTGGCGCGTTCCGCGCCCGGTTCGCGTCTCAACCTGCTGCTCACGGACGGGACGACCGTCGTGGCGACCGCCTGGGGCGACAGCCTCTGGTATCTGCACCGGCCCGGCCTCCGCACGGTGGTGGCCTCGGAGCCGTACGACGACGATCCGGCCTGGCACGAGGTGCCGGACCGCACCCTGCTGGTGGCGACCGTCGGCGAAGTCCTGCCCACCCCGCTCAAGGAGACCCCCCGTTGA
- a CDS encoding 1-acyl-sn-glycerol-3-phosphate acyltransferase: protein MNAWFPLSPCTPQACAGHHGAVRPLLPAVARLVAGCLLATGGAACTPLAAALTQPARDLLVRRWSRAVLRTFGVRMRVTGNPGDRGGGELVVANHISWLDIPLVAAALPARMLGKSEIRRWPLLGTLAARGGTLFIDRESLRALPESVGAVADALRAGDRVVAFPEGSTRCGGGPPGPFRHAVFQAALDAGATVRPARITYTLETAPAEDPGRDAGLPARAVAFVGDDPLSASLWRVVRAAGVTAELTLLPPLRAEGTGGRPDAAQGTGGRPDVNRRTPPGERRALARLAQTAVASDTANLSAESVHH, encoded by the coding sequence GTGAACGCCTGGTTCCCCCTCTCCCCGTGCACCCCGCAGGCCTGCGCAGGCCACCACGGAGCGGTGCGCCCCCTGCTGCCCGCGGTCGCACGCCTGGTCGCGGGCTGCCTGCTCGCGACGGGCGGCGCCGCGTGCACGCCGCTGGCCGCCGCGCTCACCCAGCCGGCCCGGGACCTGCTGGTCCGCCGCTGGTCCCGGGCGGTCCTGCGGACCTTCGGGGTACGCATGAGGGTCACCGGGAACCCGGGCGACAGGGGCGGCGGGGAACTGGTCGTCGCCAACCACATCTCGTGGCTCGACATACCCCTCGTCGCTGCCGCCCTCCCCGCGCGGATGCTCGGCAAGTCCGAGATACGCCGGTGGCCGCTGCTCGGAACCCTCGCCGCGCGGGGCGGCACCCTCTTCATCGACCGGGAGAGCCTGCGTGCGCTGCCCGAGTCCGTGGGCGCCGTGGCCGACGCGCTGCGCGCGGGCGACCGGGTGGTGGCCTTCCCGGAGGGCTCCACCCGGTGCGGCGGCGGGCCGCCGGGCCCCTTCCGCCACGCGGTCTTCCAGGCGGCCCTCGACGCGGGCGCCACCGTGCGGCCCGCCCGTATCACCTACACCCTGGAGACAGCACCTGCCGAGGATCCTGGTCGCGATGCCGGACTCCCCGCCCGCGCGGTCGCGTTCGTCGGCGACGACCCGCTCAGCGCCTCGCTGTGGCGGGTGGTACGGGCCGCCGGAGTGACCGCCGAGCTCACCCTCCTCCCGCCGCTCCGGGCCGAGGGAACGGGCGGGCGTCCGGACGCGGCCCAGGGAACGGGCGGGCGTCCGGACGTGAACCGCCGGACACCGCCGGGCGAGCGCAGGGCGCTCGCTCGTCTCGCTCAGACGGCGGTGGCCAGCGACACCGCGAACCTGTCCGCCGAGTCCGTCCACCACTGA
- a CDS encoding extracellular solute-binding protein codes for MKNRILAGAIALVSSVALGGCGYLSPSAGGDTDVTIWLMKGSASTEFLDKFTTAYEAEHDSVELNFKFQEWGGIGPKVLSALKGGNSPDVIEVGNTQVAQYAESGGLRDLTLESMRDLGSEDWLPGLAEPGSINGVQYGIPWYAANRVVIYNKDLFAQAGIDTPPKNREQWIADTERLDAEGNQGIYLAGQNWYVLAGFIWDEGGELANGEDGDWVGSLDSPAALRGMEFYKKLQALGSGPKDADEENPPQTDVFARGNVAQIISTPGSAALIEQANPELKGKLGYFPIPGKTTKKPGAVFTGGSDLIVPEKAPHRSAGIDVVKALASEKWQRELALAMSYVPNKPKLASAIGSQEGTAAMAEGATQGRATPNSAQWAEVEETNPIKPYMTAVLEGGDPEKAAKSASERISSLLAGG; via the coding sequence GTGAAGAACCGGATTCTCGCCGGAGCCATCGCACTCGTCTCGTCCGTCGCTCTCGGAGGATGCGGCTATCTGTCCCCGTCCGCAGGGGGCGACACGGACGTGACGATCTGGCTGATGAAGGGCAGTGCGTCCACCGAGTTCCTGGACAAGTTCACCACGGCGTACGAGGCCGAACACGACTCTGTCGAACTGAATTTCAAGTTTCAGGAGTGGGGCGGAATCGGTCCCAAGGTGCTGTCCGCCCTCAAGGGCGGCAACTCGCCGGACGTCATCGAGGTGGGCAACACGCAGGTCGCGCAGTACGCGGAGAGCGGCGGCCTGCGCGATCTCACCCTGGAGTCCATGCGCGACCTCGGCAGCGAGGACTGGCTGCCGGGCCTCGCCGAGCCGGGCAGCATCAACGGAGTGCAGTACGGCATCCCTTGGTACGCGGCCAACCGGGTGGTCATCTACAACAAGGACCTCTTCGCGCAGGCGGGGATCGACACCCCGCCGAAGAACCGTGAACAGTGGATCGCCGACACCGAACGCCTGGACGCCGAGGGCAACCAGGGCATCTACCTCGCGGGCCAGAACTGGTACGTCCTCGCCGGATTCATCTGGGACGAGGGCGGAGAGCTCGCGAACGGGGAGGACGGGGACTGGGTCGGCTCCCTGGACAGCCCGGCGGCGCTCAGGGGCATGGAGTTCTACAAGAAGCTCCAGGCACTCGGCTCCGGCCCGAAGGACGCCGACGAGGAGAACCCGCCGCAGACCGACGTGTTCGCCCGCGGCAACGTCGCCCAGATCATCTCCACCCCGGGAAGCGCCGCGCTCATCGAGCAGGCCAACCCCGAACTCAAGGGGAAGCTGGGCTACTTCCCGATACCCGGCAAGACCACGAAGAAGCCCGGCGCCGTGTTCACCGGTGGTTCCGACCTGATCGTCCCGGAGAAGGCCCCCCACCGCAGCGCGGGCATCGACGTGGTCAAGGCGCTGGCGAGCGAGAAGTGGCAGCGGGAACTCGCCCTGGCCATGAGCTACGTCCCCAACAAACCGAAACTCGCGAGCGCCATCGGGAGCCAGGAAGGCACCGCCGCGATGGCGGAAGGAGCGACGCAGGGGCGGGCGACCCCCAACTCCGCACAGTGGGCGGAGGTCGAGGAAACGAACCCGATCAAGCCGTACATGACCGCGGTGCTCGAAGGAGGGGACCCGGAGAAGGCGGCGAAGTCGGCCTCGGAACGCATCAGTTCCCTTCTGGCGGGCGGCTGA
- a CDS encoding dodecin — protein sequence MSNHTYRVTEIVGTSEEGIDAAIRNGIARASETLRNLDWFEIKEARGHIEDGRIGHYQVTLKVGFRLDGAS from the coding sequence ATGTCCAATCACACCTATCGGGTCACCGAGATCGTAGGAACCTCCGAGGAGGGCATCGACGCGGCGATCCGCAACGGCATCGCCCGGGCGTCGGAAACGTTGCGCAATCTCGACTGGTTCGAGATCAAGGAAGCGCGCGGACACATCGAGGACGGCCGGATCGGGCACTACCAGGTGACGCTCAAGGTCGGCTTCCGCCTCGACGGTGCCTCCTGA
- a CDS encoding YihY/virulence factor BrkB family protein, whose amino-acid sequence MGTATRVPQTRDMTGDELSADEALATLRRYGGWALVRDSFVRFRYSDGFSHSRALALQTVLAVIPLVIAFVGLSAEMHTENIGKLAELTIHRISAGPSADVVDEALDQSRRQTGIGARLALWFGLAFSMVNTTTAMCQVERGANRIYGVERDRVFHKKYLRGLVMSLSAGIPLGLGSLLMVAGGDLVTAATSVYHLGDGARTAWDLLRWPLGLLLALISASAIFRRAPRRKQPGYTWLAFGAAVYLVLWTALTWLLSKYLAFSGSFDTVYGPLSAFMSLLLWAYLTSIALFLGLSFAAQLEAVRARRPGPIQADPGA is encoded by the coding sequence ATGGGTACGGCGACCCGGGTTCCGCAGACCCGTGACATGACGGGCGACGAACTCTCCGCCGACGAGGCGCTGGCGACCCTGCGCCGGTACGGCGGGTGGGCGCTCGTCCGCGACTCCTTCGTACGCTTCCGCTACTCCGACGGATTCAGCCACTCACGCGCCCTCGCCCTGCAGACGGTGCTCGCGGTGATACCGCTGGTCATCGCGTTCGTCGGGCTCTCCGCCGAGATGCACACCGAGAACATCGGCAAGCTCGCCGAACTGACGATCCACCGGATCAGCGCCGGCCCCAGCGCCGACGTGGTGGACGAGGCGCTGGACCAGAGCCGCCGTCAGACGGGCATCGGGGCCCGTCTGGCCCTCTGGTTCGGACTCGCCTTCTCGATGGTCAACACCACCACCGCGATGTGCCAGGTCGAGCGGGGCGCGAACCGGATCTACGGCGTGGAACGCGACCGGGTCTTCCACAAGAAGTACCTGCGCGGGCTCGTCATGTCCCTCAGCGCGGGCATCCCGCTCGGCCTCGGTTCCCTGCTGATGGTGGCCGGCGGCGACCTCGTGACCGCGGCCACCTCCGTCTATCACCTCGGCGACGGCGCCCGGACCGCCTGGGACCTGCTGCGGTGGCCGCTGGGGCTGCTGCTCGCGCTGATCTCCGCCAGCGCGATATTCCGCCGGGCGCCCCGGCGCAAGCAACCCGGTTACACCTGGCTGGCGTTCGGGGCAGCCGTCTATCTGGTGCTGTGGACCGCGCTGACCTGGCTGCTCAGCAAGTACCTCGCGTTCAGCGGGTCCTTCGACACCGTCTACGGTCCCCTCAGCGCCTTCATGTCGCTGCTGCTGTGGGCCTACCTGACCTCGATCGCCCTCTTCCTCGGGCTGTCCTTCGCCGCACAGCTCGAAGCCGTGCGGGCACGACGGCCCGGCCCGATCCAAGCAGACCCGGGAGCCTGA
- a CDS encoding DUF4235 domain-containing protein: MKTSAVVYKPIGLAAGMAGGLVAGALFRQVWKVAARQGDAPSPTDRDRGWPEILAAAALQGAIFSTVRAAIGRGGAITVRRVTGTWPD; the protein is encoded by the coding sequence ATGAAGACCTCTGCCGTCGTCTACAAGCCCATCGGCCTCGCGGCAGGCATGGCGGGCGGACTCGTGGCGGGGGCGCTGTTCCGTCAGGTGTGGAAGGTGGCCGCCCGCCAGGGCGACGCCCCCAGCCCCACGGACCGTGATCGCGGCTGGCCGGAAATCCTTGCCGCGGCGGCCCTGCAAGGGGCGATCTTCTCCACTGTCCGGGCCGCGATCGGGCGGGGCGGGGCCATCACCGTACGACGCGTGACGGGGACCTGGCCCGACTGA
- a CDS encoding GNAT family N-acetyltransferase yields the protein MTALPVAPPVLPVSAVPAPVRPAAPSGPPQPPAYHLVLAAGPEDVRAAQRLRHLVFAGELGARLDGPEPGLDGDEFDAFCDHLLVRETATGDVVATYRVLPPERARAAGRLYSESEFDLTRLAHLRDDLVEVGRSCVHPAHRDGAVIALIWAGLARYMERTGHNWLAGCCSLPLGDGGVQAARSWETVRTKHLAPEEYRVTPHRLWPGTAGASGPQPAAGARADLPPLLRGYLRLGAWVCGSPAYDPDFDCADLYILLSMRRADPRYLRHFLSMAPPR from the coding sequence ATGACCGCGCTGCCCGTCGCTCCACCGGTACTCCCCGTCTCCGCCGTACCGGCCCCCGTTCGGCCCGCCGCCCCCTCGGGGCCGCCGCAGCCCCCCGCCTACCACCTCGTCCTCGCCGCCGGCCCCGAGGACGTACGCGCCGCCCAGCGCCTGCGGCACCTGGTCTTCGCCGGTGAGCTCGGCGCCCGGCTCGACGGGCCCGAACCCGGACTCGACGGCGACGAGTTCGACGCCTTCTGCGACCACCTGCTGGTCCGGGAGACCGCCACCGGCGACGTCGTCGCCACCTACCGGGTGCTGCCTCCCGAGCGCGCCCGCGCCGCCGGCCGCCTCTACTCGGAGAGCGAGTTCGACCTCACCCGGCTCGCCCACCTGCGCGACGACCTCGTCGAGGTGGGCCGCTCCTGCGTCCACCCCGCCCACCGCGACGGCGCCGTGATCGCCCTCATCTGGGCGGGCCTCGCCCGCTACATGGAGCGCACCGGCCACAACTGGCTGGCCGGCTGCTGCTCGCTCCCTCTGGGCGACGGCGGCGTCCAGGCGGCCCGCAGCTGGGAAACCGTACGCACCAAGCACCTCGCTCCCGAGGAGTACCGGGTCACCCCGCACCGCCTCTGGCCGGGCACCGCCGGTGCCTCCGGTCCGCAGCCGGCGGCCGGCGCCCGCGCCGACCTGCCGCCGCTGCTCCGCGGCTACCTCCGCCTCGGAGCCTGGGTGTGCGGATCGCCTGCCTACGACCCGGACTTCGACTGTGCCGACCTCTATATACTCCTCTCCATGCGCCGCGCCGACCCCCGCTACCTGCGGCACTTCCTCTCCATGGCTCCTCCGCGGTGA
- a CDS encoding diacylglycerol kinase family protein, which yields MPTALPARRAGVDEEARTGVTRPGRSPALTSGAGRAAVRVGALTVCQAGLLTGLGLLITGPARDWWPLTVEDEVNEGFERIRTHALTSASFVGSGAGNTSTVVGITLLVCVGLVLVPRLPRWRETVFLATAVSLQALVFLVITESVDRTRPDVERLDASPPTSSYTSGHTGAATALYGGLAVLVLSRVRGPWRRVLGAVLLLIPLLVGVARLYRGMHHPTDVLGGLLNGGLSLLVVGRAVLADDYAAAPVPAAATDVAVAAAESRTERPDRRATGHTVVIVNPTVTGPAVRDSLRLVLAQHGRGEPVFAETTADDPGAGQAAQAVREGAGLVVVCGGDGTVRTVADALAGTGVALAVVPCGTGNLLARHLGLPLDPAKALHTALTGTRQRLDLGRLEGDGFPATHFTAMSGAGLDAAMLEHTSSRAKSAVGWPAYVLAGLRELRSPRTRLTVSLDGGPVLHRSVRMVLLANIGTVQGGAALVPAARPDDGLLDLALYDPRGPAGWLRALGVLLRPSSATGRAGARDGGPVEFLTFRRAELRFASPQPREMDGDPVGAGLRLTAEVVPGALTVLVPAGGA from the coding sequence ATGCCGACTGCCCTGCCGGCGAGACGGGCCGGAGTCGACGAAGAGGCGCGAACGGGCGTAACCCGTCCCGGCCGCTCCCCCGCCCTGACCAGCGGCGCCGGCCGTGCCGCCGTACGCGTCGGCGCGCTGACGGTCTGCCAGGCGGGACTGCTGACGGGCCTCGGTCTGCTGATCACCGGCCCGGCGCGGGACTGGTGGCCGCTGACCGTCGAGGACGAGGTGAACGAGGGCTTCGAGCGCATACGTACGCACGCGCTCACCTCCGCCTCGTTCGTCGGCTCCGGCGCGGGCAACACCTCGACGGTGGTCGGCATCACCCTGCTGGTCTGCGTGGGGCTGGTCCTCGTCCCCCGGTTGCCCAGGTGGCGGGAGACCGTCTTCCTCGCGACCGCCGTGTCCCTCCAGGCGCTGGTCTTCCTCGTCATCACGGAGTCCGTCGACCGGACCCGCCCGGACGTGGAGCGCCTGGACGCCTCACCACCGACCTCCAGCTACACCTCCGGACACACCGGGGCGGCCACCGCGCTCTACGGCGGGCTCGCCGTGCTGGTGCTCTCCCGGGTACGCGGCCCCTGGCGGAGGGTCCTGGGCGCCGTGCTGCTGCTGATCCCGCTGCTGGTCGGGGTGGCCCGGCTCTACCGGGGCATGCACCATCCCACCGATGTGCTGGGCGGCCTGCTGAACGGCGGGCTCTCCCTGCTGGTCGTGGGCCGGGCCGTCCTCGCGGACGACTACGCGGCGGCCCCCGTGCCCGCCGCCGCGACCGATGTCGCCGTGGCCGCGGCCGAGTCCCGTACCGAGCGGCCCGACCGGCGGGCCACCGGGCACACCGTCGTCATCGTCAACCCCACGGTCACCGGTCCCGCGGTCCGGGACAGCCTGCGGCTCGTCCTGGCCCAGCACGGGCGCGGGGAACCGGTGTTCGCGGAGACGACGGCGGACGATCCGGGCGCCGGGCAGGCGGCGCAGGCCGTGCGGGAGGGCGCCGGTCTGGTCGTGGTCTGCGGCGGCGACGGCACCGTCCGTACGGTGGCCGACGCCCTGGCGGGTACGGGCGTCGCGCTGGCGGTGGTCCCCTGCGGCACCGGCAATCTGCTCGCCCGCCACCTCGGCCTGCCGCTCGACCCCGCCAAGGCCCTGCACACGGCCCTGACCGGCACCCGGCAACGGCTCGACCTGGGCAGGCTGGAGGGAGACGGCTTCCCGGCGACCCACTTCACCGCCATGTCGGGGGCGGGCCTGGACGCGGCGATGCTGGAGCACACCTCCTCCCGGGCCAAGTCCGCGGTGGGCTGGCCCGCTTACGTGCTGGCGGGGCTGCGGGAGCTGCGCTCGCCCCGGACCCGGCTGACGGTCTCCCTGGACGGCGGGCCGGTCCTGCACCGGAGCGTCCGGATGGTGCTCCTCGCCAACATCGGTACCGTGCAGGGCGGCGCCGCCCTCGTACCCGCCGCCCGGCCGGACGACGGGCTGCTCGACCTCGCCCTCTACGATCCGCGCGGCCCGGCCGGCTGGCTGCGCGCCCTCGGGGTACTGCTGCGCCCGTCCTCGGCCACGGGCCGCGCGGGCGCCCGGGACGGCGGCCCCGTCGAGTTCCTCACCTTCCGCCGGGCCGAGTTGCGCTTCGCGTCGCCGCAGCCCCGGGAGATGGACGGCGACCCGGTGGGCGCCGGTCTCCGGCTCACCGCCGAGGTCGTGCCCGGGGCGCTGACCGTACTCGTCCCCGCCGGGGGCGCGTGA